In a genomic window of Nesterenkonia halotolerans:
- a CDS encoding uroporphyrinogen decarboxylase/cobalamine-independent methonine synthase family protein has product MTLRSAAAGVMPGIDLMRSARLQAAELPAPHLPSLPELPDRGLHSGLLARSLAQLSELSAELTSYGWRLTQRPGADDQRIRGWLRSDVDTLADVRGDRAESGADPDDDGFAPPLVLELMGPISLMAGLALPSGEKTLIDHGARRDLAASLANGAAEHVAHVRRACSPSSLTVIITEPDYARAREGKIPTVSGYRTIRSLGREETRAHIGLMIEALQSSGVEEILLDLGGAVESEHLEDFRAGRGPSVHGFGVDLPVMQAAGWERTAELVESGATVLASTLTGAETAAATTGLPQVSELARRVQQPWHRLGMPLDGLENFLLVGSSDRHRGEPARSQLASLSEPSAMRVITRVRDTAEALREQIREA; this is encoded by the coding sequence CTGCCCGAGCTTCCCGACCGCGGGCTGCACTCGGGCCTGCTCGCCCGCAGCCTGGCCCAGCTCTCCGAGCTCTCCGCCGAGCTGACCTCCTACGGCTGGCGGCTGACCCAGCGGCCCGGCGCGGACGATCAGCGCATCCGCGGCTGGCTGCGCTCGGATGTGGACACCCTCGCCGATGTGCGCGGAGACCGTGCCGAGAGCGGCGCAGACCCCGACGACGACGGCTTCGCCCCTCCCCTGGTCCTCGAACTGATGGGCCCGATCAGCCTCATGGCGGGGCTTGCGCTGCCCTCCGGCGAGAAGACCCTCATCGATCACGGGGCACGCCGCGATCTGGCCGCCTCTCTGGCCAACGGGGCCGCAGAACATGTCGCCCACGTCAGGCGGGCCTGTTCGCCGTCGTCGTTGACCGTGATCATCACCGAACCCGACTATGCCCGCGCCCGGGAAGGGAAGATCCCCACGGTCAGCGGCTACCGGACCATCCGCTCCCTGGGCCGGGAGGAGACCCGGGCGCATATCGGGCTGATGATCGAGGCGCTGCAGAGCTCCGGCGTCGAGGAGATCCTGCTGGACCTCGGCGGCGCGGTGGAGTCTGAGCACCTCGAGGACTTCCGTGCCGGCCGCGGCCCCTCGGTGCATGGCTTCGGCGTGGACCTGCCCGTGATGCAGGCGGCGGGGTGGGAGCGCACTGCCGAACTGGTCGAATCCGGCGCGACGGTGCTCGCCTCGACGCTCACCGGCGCGGAGACCGCCGCCGCGACCACTGGGCTGCCCCAGGTCAGCGAGCTGGCCAGGCGCGTGCAGCAGCCCTGGCATCGGCTCGGGATGCCGCTGGACGGGCTCGAGAACTTCCTGCTCGTGGGCTCCTCGGATCGCCACCGCGGAGAGCCGGCCAGGTCCCAGCTCGCCTCGCTGAGCGAACCCTCCGCGATGCGGGTGATCACCCGCGTCCGGGACACCGCCGAGGCGCTGCGCGAGCAGATCCGCGAGGCCTGA
- a CDS encoding VOC family protein — protein MDQRLSLVTLAVGDLPTTRAFYIDGLGWEPAVEAPGVLMLRAGEHLLLSFWDRREFEAEVGPIGSGIAPLTLAHNVSSAREVDQVLDQARAAGAEEVRLAEHRAWGGYTGYFADPDGFRWEIAWAPGEVNEIVLPPAPHAD, from the coding sequence ATGGACCAGCGACTGTCTCTTGTGACACTGGCCGTGGGAGATCTGCCGACCACCCGGGCCTTCTACATCGACGGCCTCGGATGGGAGCCTGCGGTGGAGGCACCGGGAGTCCTCATGCTGCGGGCGGGCGAGCACCTGCTGCTCTCGTTCTGGGATCGCCGCGAATTCGAGGCCGAGGTCGGGCCGATCGGCTCCGGCATCGCGCCGCTGACGCTTGCGCACAACGTGAGCTCTGCGCGGGAGGTCGATCAGGTCCTGGACCAGGCGCGTGCCGCCGGCGCGGAGGAGGTCCGCCTGGCTGAGCACCGCGCGTGGGGCGGCTACACCGGGTACTTCGCGGATCCCGATGGATTCCGCTGGGAGATTGCATGGGCACCGGGAGAGGTCAACGAGATCGTGCTGCCTCCGGCTCCCCACGCTGACTGA
- a CDS encoding cysteine desulfurase family protein — MSSADHTLSSYFDHAATTPVKPTAMRVLTEVMPALSNPSSLHGSGRRARLAVDSAREQLARAVGAHASEVIFTSGGTEADNLAVKGLYWQRRGQDPARARVLLPGIEHHAVLETAEWLEAHEEAELGIIPVDAEGIVDLVQLEAMLTESAPSVALVTVMWANNETGAVQPVAQIGELCARFDVPLHTDAVQALGSVPAGASPMSFRESGAATMAISGHKIGAPVGVGALLVRRDVLLTPVLHGGGQERDIRSGTLDVAGICAFAAVAEELVAAQAEESQRLAQLRDQLLAAVVGLDGVTLRGPDPRTHPELRLPNNLHITVDAAEGDSLLFMLDMAGFDTATGSACTAGVPRPSHVLLAMGLSEEQARGAQRFTLGWTTTEREVEALAEALPAVIAQARTAGMAAGRR; from the coding sequence ATGTCATCTGCAGACCACACCCTGAGCTCCTACTTCGACCACGCGGCCACCACGCCGGTGAAGCCCACCGCCATGCGCGTGCTCACCGAGGTCATGCCGGCGCTCTCCAACCCTTCCTCGCTGCACGGATCCGGGCGGCGTGCTCGCCTCGCGGTCGATTCGGCCCGCGAACAGCTGGCACGTGCGGTCGGCGCCCACGCCTCCGAGGTGATCTTCACCTCCGGCGGCACCGAGGCGGACAACCTCGCGGTCAAGGGACTCTACTGGCAGCGCCGCGGGCAGGACCCCGCCCGGGCGCGGGTGCTGCTGCCGGGGATCGAGCACCACGCCGTGCTCGAGACCGCCGAGTGGCTGGAAGCCCACGAAGAGGCCGAACTGGGGATCATTCCGGTGGATGCTGAGGGGATCGTGGATCTGGTCCAGCTGGAGGCGATGCTCACCGAGTCTGCGCCCAGCGTGGCGCTGGTGACCGTGATGTGGGCGAACAACGAGACCGGTGCCGTCCAGCCTGTGGCCCAGATCGGGGAGCTCTGCGCCCGCTTCGACGTGCCCCTGCACACCGACGCGGTCCAGGCCCTCGGGTCCGTGCCTGCCGGTGCCTCGCCGATGAGCTTCCGCGAGTCGGGAGCCGCGACCATGGCGATCAGCGGTCATAAGATCGGCGCTCCGGTGGGAGTCGGCGCGCTGCTGGTGCGGCGCGACGTGTTGCTGACTCCCGTGCTCCACGGTGGGGGACAGGAGCGCGATATCCGCTCCGGCACCCTGGATGTGGCCGGAATCTGTGCCTTCGCCGCCGTGGCCGAGGAGCTGGTGGCCGCTCAGGCGGAGGAGTCCCAGCGGCTGGCGCAGCTGCGCGATCAGCTGCTGGCCGCCGTCGTCGGACTTGATGGTGTGACCCTGCGCGGACCGGACCCCAGGACGCACCCGGAGCTGCGGCTGCCGAACAACCTGCATATCACCGTGGATGCGGCGGAGGGGGATTCGCTGCTGTTCATGCTGGACATGGCCGGATTCGACACCGCCACGGGCTCCGCCTGCACGGCGGGGGTGCCGCGTCCTTCGCACGTGCTGCTGGCGATGGGCCTGAGCGAGGAGCAGGCCCGTGGCGCGCAGCGTTTCACCCTGGGGTGGACCACCACCGAGCGCGAGGTCGAGGCGCTCGCCGAGGCGCTGCCCGCGGTCATCGCCCAGGCGCGCACCGCGGGAATGGCTGCCGGACGCCGCTGA